From one Eriocheir sinensis breed Jianghai 21 chromosome 60, ASM2467909v1, whole genome shotgun sequence genomic stretch:
- the LOC126985785 gene encoding heterogeneous nuclear ribonucleoprotein M-like isoform X4: MGRSVERMGRSVERMGRFVERMGRSVERMGRSVERMGRFVERMGRFVERMGRSVERMGRSVERMGRFVERMGRFVERMGRSVERMGRFVERMGRFVERMGRFVERMGRFVERMGRSVERMGRFVERMGRFVERMGRFVERMGRSVERMGRFVERMGRFVERMGRFVERMGRSVERMGRSVERMGRSVERMGRSVERMGRSVERMGRSVERMGRSVERMGRSVERMGRSVERMGRSVMRMGRSVKKMVRSVMRMGRSVKKMVRSVMRMGRSVKKMVRSVMRMGRSVMRMGRSPEKIGIKVCLL; the protein is encoded by the exons atgggaaggtctgttgagagaatgggaaggtctgttgagagaatgggaaggtttgttgagagaatgggaaggtcagttgagagaatgggaaggtctgttgagagaatgggaaggtttgttgagagaatgggaaggtttgttgagagaatgggaaggtcagttgagagaatgggaaggtctgttgagagaatgggaag gtttgttgagagaatgggaaggtttgttgagagaatgggaaggtctgttgagagaatgggaaggtttgttgagagaatgggaaggtttgttgagagaatgggaaggtttgttgagagaatgggaaggtttgttgagagaatgggaaggtctgttgagagaatgggaaggtttgttgagagaatgggaaggtttgttgagagaatgggaaggtttgttgagagaatgggaag gtctgttgagagaatgggaaggtttgttgagagaatgggaaggtttgttgagagaatgggaaggtttgttgagagaatgggaaggtctgttgagagaatgggaaggtctgttgagagaatgggaaggtctgttgagagaatgggaaggtctgttgagagaatgggaaggtctgttgagagaatgggaag GTCtgttgagagaatgggaaggtctgttgagagaatgggaaggtctgttgagagaatgggaaggtctgttgagagaatgggaaggtctgTTATGAGAATGGGAAG GTCTGTTAAGAAAATGGTTAGGTCTGTTATGAGAATGGGAAG GTCTGTTAAGAAAATGGTTAGGTCTGTTATGAGAATGGGAAG GTCTGTTAAGAAAATGGTTAGGTCTGTTATGAGAATGGGAAGGTCTGTTATGAGAATGGGAAGGTCACCTGAGAAAATAGGAATTAAAGTCTGTCTACTCTAA
- the LOC126985785 gene encoding heterogeneous nuclear ribonucleoprotein M-like isoform X2 has product MGRICKGKWEGLLREWEGLLREWEGLLREWEGQLREWEGLLREWEGLLREWEGLLREWEGLLREWEGLLREWEGLLREWEGLLREWEGLLREWEGLLREWEGLLREWEGLLREWEGLLREWEGLLREWEGLLREWEGLERMGRSVERMGRSVERMGRFVERMGRFVERMGRFVERMGRSVERMGRSVERMGRSVERMGRSVERMGRSVERMGRSVERMGRSVERMGRSVERMGRSVERMGRSVMRMGRSVKKMVRSVMRMGRSVKKMVRSVMRMGRSVKKMVRSVMRMGRSVMRMGRSPEKIGIKVCLL; this is encoded by the exons ATGGGAAGGATatgtaaaggaaaatgggaaggtctgttgagagaatgggaaggtctgttgagagaatgggaaggtttgttgagagaatgggaaggtcagttgagagaatgggaaggtctgttgagagaatgggaaggtttgttgagagaatgggaaggtttgttgagagaatgggaag gtttgttgagagaatgggaaggtttgttgagagaatgggaaggtctgttgagagaatgggaaggtttgttgagagaatgggaaggtttgttgagagaatgggaaggtttgttgagagaatgggaaggtttgttgagagaatgggaaggtctgttgagagaatgggaaggtttgttgagagaatgggaaggtttgttgagagaatgggaaggtttgttgagagaatgggaaggtctagagagaatgggaaggtctgttgagagaatgggaaggtctgttgagagaatgggaaggtttgttgagagaatgggaaggtttgttgagagaatgggaaggtttgttgagagaatgggaaggtctgttgagagaatgggaaggtctgttgagagaatgggaaggtctgttgagagaatgggaaggtctgttgagagaatgggaaggtctgttgagagaatgggaag GTCtgttgagagaatgggaaggtctgttgagagaatgggaaggtctgttgagagaatgggaaggtctgttgagagaatgggaaggtctgTTATGAGAATGGGAAG GTCTGTTAAGAAAATGGTTAGGTCTGTTATGAGAATGGGAAG GTCTGTTAAGAAAATGGTTAGGTCTGTTATGAGAATGGGAAG GTCTGTTAAGAAAATGGTTAGGTCTGTTATGAGAATGGGAAGGTCTGTTATGAGAATGGGAAGGTCACCTGAGAAAATAGGAATTAAAGTCTGTCTACTCTAA
- the LOC126985785 gene encoding heterogeneous nuclear ribonucleoprotein M-like isoform X3 translates to MGRICKGKWEGLLREWEGLLREWEGLLREWEGLLREWEGQLREWEGLLRKWEGLLREWEGLLREWEGLLREWEGLLREWEGLLREWEGLLREWEGLLREWEGLLREWEGLLREWEGLLREWEGLLREWEGLLREWEGLERMGRSVERMGRSVERMGRFVERMGRFVERMGRFVERMGRSVERMGRSVERMGRSVERMGRSVERMGRSVERMGRSVERMGRSVERMGRSVERMGRSVERMGRSVMRMGRSVKKMVRSVMRMGRSVKKMVRSVMRMGRSVKKMVRSVMRMGRSVMRMGRSPEKIGIKVCLL, encoded by the exons ATGGGAAGGATatgtaaaggaaaatgggaaggtctgttgagagaatgggaaggtctgttgagagaatgggaaggtttgttgagagaatgggaag gtctgttgagagaatgggaaggtcagttgagagaatgggaaggtctgttgagaaaatgggaaggtttgttgagagaatgggaag gtttgttgagagaatgggaaggtttgttgagagaatgggaaggtctgttgagagaatgggaaggtttgttgagagaatgggaaggtttgttgagagaatgggaaggtttgttgagagaatgggaaggtttgttgagagaatgggaaggtctgttgagagaatgggaaggtttgttgagagaatgggaaggtttgttgagagaatgggaaggtttgttgagagaatgggaaggtctagagagaatgggaaggtctgttgagagaatgggaaggtctgttgagagaatgggaaggtttgttgagagaatgggaaggtttgttgagagaatgggaaggtttgttgagagaatgggaaggtctgttgagagaatgggaaggtctgttgagagaatgggaaggtctgttgagagaatgggaaggtctgttgagagaatgggaaggtctgttgagagaatgggaag GTCtgttgagagaatgggaaggtctgttgagagaatgggaaggtctgttgagagaatgggaaggtctgttgagagaatgggaaggtctgTTATGAGAATGGGAAG GTCTGTTAAGAAAATGGTTAGGTCTGTTATGAGAATGGGAAG GTCTGTTAAGAAAATGGTTAGGTCTGTTATGAGAATGGGAAG GTCTGTTAAGAAAATGGTTAGGTCTGTTATGAGAATGGGAAGGTCTGTTATGAGAATGGGAAGGTCACCTGAGAAAATAGGAATTAAAGTCTGTCTACTCTAA
- the LOC126985785 gene encoding heterogeneous nuclear ribonucleoprotein M-like isoform X6, giving the protein MGRICKGKWEGLLREWEGLLREWEGLLREWEGQLREWEGLLREWEGLLREWEGLLREWEGQLREWEGLLREWEGLLREWEGLLREWEGLLREWEGLLREWEGLLREWEGLLREWEGLLREWEGLLREWEGLERMGRSVERMGRSVERMGRFVERMGRFVERMGRFVERMGRSVERMGRSVERMGRSVERMGRSVERMGRSVERMGRSVERMGRSVERMGRSVERMGRSVERMGRSVMRMGRSVKKMVRSVMRMGRSVKKMVRSVMRMGRSVKKMVRSVMRMGRSVMRMGRSPEKIGIKVCLL; this is encoded by the exons ATGGGAAGGATatgtaaaggaaaatgggaaggtctgttgagagaatgggaaggtctgttgagagaatgggaaggtttgttgagagaatgggaaggtcagttgagagaatgggaaggtctgttgagagaatgggaaggtttgttgagagaatgggaaggtttgttgagagaatgggaaggtcagttgagagaatgggaaggtctgttgagagaatgggaag gtttgttgagagaatgggaaggtttgttgagagaatgggaaggtctgttgagagaatgggaag gtttgttgagagaatgggaaggtctgttgagagaatgggaaggtttgttgagagaatgggaaggtttgttgagagaatgggaaggtttgttgagagaatgggaaggtctagagagaatgggaaggtctgttgagagaatgggaaggtctgttgagagaatgggaaggtttgttgagagaatgggaaggtttgttgagagaatgggaaggtttgttgagagaatgggaaggtctgttgagagaatgggaaggtctgttgagagaatgggaaggtctgttgagagaatgggaaggtctgttgagagaatgggaaggtctgttgagagaatgggaag GTCtgttgagagaatgggaaggtctgttgagagaatgggaaggtctgttgagagaatgggaaggtctgttgagagaatgggaaggtctgTTATGAGAATGGGAAG GTCTGTTAAGAAAATGGTTAGGTCTGTTATGAGAATGGGAAG GTCTGTTAAGAAAATGGTTAGGTCTGTTATGAGAATGGGAAG GTCTGTTAAGAAAATGGTTAGGTCTGTTATGAGAATGGGAAGGTCTGTTATGAGAATGGGAAGGTCACCTGAGAAAATAGGAATTAAAGTCTGTCTACTCTAA
- the LOC126985785 gene encoding heterogeneous nuclear ribonucleoprotein M-like isoform X5, with product MGRSVERMGRSVERMGRFVERMGRSVERMGRSVERMGRFVERMGRFVERMGRFVERMGRFVERMGRFVERMGRFVERMGRSVERMGRFVERMGRFVERMGRFVERMGRFVERMGRSVERMGRFVERMGRFVERMGRSVERMGRSVERMGRFVERMGRFVERMGRFVERMGRSVERMGRSVERMGRSVERMGRSVERMGRSVERMGRSVERMGRSVERMGRSVERMGRSVERMGRSVMRMGRSVKKMVRSVMRMGRSVKKMVRSVMRMGRSVKKMVRSVMRMGRSVMRMGRSPEKIGIKVCLL from the exons atgggaaggtctgttgagagaatgggaaggtctgttgagagaatgggaaggtttgttgagagaatgggaaggtcagttgagagaatgggaaggtctgttgagagaatgggaaggtttgttgagagaatgggaaggtttgttgagagaatgggaag gtttgttgagagaatgggaaggtttgttgagagaatgggaag gtttgttgagagaatgggaaggtttgttgagagaatgggaaggtctgttgagagaatgggaaggtttgttgagagaatgggaaggtttgttgagagaatgggaaggtttgttgagagaatgggaaggtttgttgagagaatgggaaggtctgttgagagaatgggaaggtttgttgagagaatgggaaggtttgttgagagaatgggaag gtctgttgagagaatgggaaggtctgttgagagaatgggaaggtttgttgagagaatgggaaggtttgttgagagaatgggaaggtttgttgagagaatgggaaggtctgttgagagaatgggaaggtctgttgagagaatgggaaggtctgttgagagaatgggaaggtctgttgagagaatgggaaggtctgttgagagaatgggaag GTCtgttgagagaatgggaaggtctgttgagagaatgggaaggtctgttgagagaatgggaaggtctgttgagagaatgggaaggtctgTTATGAGAATGGGAAG GTCTGTTAAGAAAATGGTTAGGTCTGTTATGAGAATGGGAAG GTCTGTTAAGAAAATGGTTAGGTCTGTTATGAGAATGGGAAG GTCTGTTAAGAAAATGGTTAGGTCTGTTATGAGAATGGGAAGGTCTGTTATGAGAATGGGAAGGTCACCTGAGAAAATAGGAATTAAAGTCTGTCTACTCTAA
- the LOC126985785 gene encoding uncharacterized protein LOC126985785 isoform X1, with the protein MGRICKGKWEGLLREWEGLLREWEGLLREWEGQLREWEGLLREWEGLLREWEGLLREWEGQLREWEGLLREWEGLLREWEGLLREWEGLLREWEGLLREWEGLLREWEGLLREWEGLLREWEGLLREWEGLLREWEGLLREWEGLLREWEGLERMGRSVERMGRSVERMGRFVERMGRFVERMGRFVERMGRSVERMGRSVERMGRSVERMGRSVERMGRSVERMGRSVERMGRSVERMGRSVERMGRSVERMGRSVMRMGRSVKKMVRSVMRMGRSVKKMVRSVMRMGRSVKKMVRSVMRMGRSVMRMGRSPEKIGIKVCLL; encoded by the exons ATGGGAAGGATatgtaaaggaaaatgggaaggtctgttgagagaatgggaaggtctgttgagagaatgggaaggtttgttgagagaatgggaaggtcagttgagagaatgggaaggtctgttgagagaatgggaaggtttgttgagagaatgggaaggtttgttgagagaatgggaaggtcagttgagagaatgggaaggtctgttgagagaatgggaag gtttgttgagagaatgggaaggtttgttgagagaatgggaaggtctgttgagagaatgggaaggtttgttgagagaatgggaaggtttgttgagagaatgggaaggtttgttgagagaatgggaaggtttgttgagagaatgggaaggtctgttgagagaatgggaaggtttgttgagagaatgggaaggtttgttgagagaatgggaaggtttgttgagagaatgggaaggtctagagagaatgggaaggtctgttgagagaatgggaaggtctgttgagagaatgggaaggtttgttgagagaatgggaaggtttgttgagagaatgggaaggtttgttgagagaatgggaaggtctgttgagagaatgggaaggtctgttgagagaatgggaaggtctgttgagagaatgggaaggtctgttgagagaatgggaaggtctgttgagagaatgggaag GTCtgttgagagaatgggaaggtctgttgagagaatgggaaggtctgttgagagaatgggaaggtctgttgagagaatgggaaggtctgTTATGAGAATGGGAAG GTCTGTTAAGAAAATGGTTAGGTCTGTTATGAGAATGGGAAG GTCTGTTAAGAAAATGGTTAGGTCTGTTATGAGAATGGGAAG GTCTGTTAAGAAAATGGTTAGGTCTGTTATGAGAATGGGAAGGTCTGTTATGAGAATGGGAAGGTCACCTGAGAAAATAGGAATTAAAGTCTGTCTACTCTAA